Proteins encoded within one genomic window of Thiothrix litoralis:
- a CDS encoding pyridoxal phosphate-dependent aminotransferase, with the protein MKHTIAAKRMRDIQPFHVMALLAEARQREAAGQDIIHMEVGEPDFPTPAPIVEAGIRALQSGQTKYTAARGLPQLREAIAAYYASRFGVNISPERILITPGASGALQLVLGALLNPGDEVLMTDPGYPCNRHFVRLFEGKATAIPVDATTDYQLSRAHVQEHWNTATKAVLLATPANPTGTVLTLPQLADIHAAIQQRGGELIVDEIYQGLTYGIPDTTALSVDPDNLWVINSFSKYFGMTGWRLGWVVAPEWAVETLDRLAQNIFLAASTPAQYAALAAFTPEALAIMAAQRQELQQRRDFLLPALRELGFAVRTEPQGAFYLYAGSERFGEDAQRLCRDMLDQTGVVFTPGIDFGSHQASTHVRFAYTTGVARLEQAVERLAHYLPR; encoded by the coding sequence ATGAAGCATACCATAGCTGCCAAGCGAATGCGGGATATTCAGCCCTTCCATGTGATGGCTTTGTTGGCTGAGGCACGTCAACGCGAAGCCGCTGGGCAAGACATTATTCACATGGAGGTAGGGGAGCCGGACTTTCCAACCCCAGCACCTATTGTGGAAGCCGGTATCCGTGCTTTGCAGTCAGGGCAAACTAAATACACCGCAGCACGGGGTTTGCCGCAGCTACGTGAGGCAATTGCTGCTTACTATGCTAGCCGTTTTGGGGTGAACATTTCACCTGAGCGCATCCTGATTACGCCGGGTGCATCGGGCGCGTTGCAACTGGTATTGGGGGCGCTATTGAATCCGGGCGATGAGGTGTTGATGACCGACCCCGGCTACCCCTGTAACCGTCACTTTGTGCGCTTGTTTGAAGGCAAGGCAACCGCTATTCCAGTGGATGCAACGACTGACTATCAACTGAGCCGTGCACACGTTCAGGAACATTGGAATACAGCTACTAAGGCTGTTTTGTTGGCAACACCCGCGAATCCAACCGGGACAGTCTTGACCTTGCCGCAATTGGCAGACATTCATGCCGCCATCCAGCAACGTGGCGGGGAATTGATTGTGGATGAAATTTATCAAGGGCTGACGTATGGCATTCCTGATACCACAGCGCTGTCGGTAGACCCTGATAACTTGTGGGTCATCAACAGCTTTTCCAAATATTTCGGCATGACAGGTTGGCGCTTGGGCTGGGTAGTTGCCCCGGAATGGGCTGTGGAAACACTGGATCGTTTGGCACAAAACATTTTTCTGGCGGCATCCACCCCGGCGCAATACGCGGCATTGGCAGCGTTTACACCAGAAGCCTTGGCCATCATGGCAGCACAACGCCAGGAATTGCAGCAGCGGCGGGATTTTTTGCTGCCTGCCTTGCGGGAACTGGGCTTTGCGGTGCGTACTGAGCCGCAAGGAGCTTTTTATCTGTATGCAGGTTCAGAACGTTTCGGTGAGGATGCACAGCGTTTGTGTCGGGATATGCTGGATCAAACAGGTGTGGTATTCACGCCGGGAATCGACTTTGGCAGCCATCAGGCAAGCACGCATGTACGCTTTGCTTATACCACGGGCGTGGCGCGACTGGAGCAGGCAGTGGAACGTCTTGCCCACTACCTGCCGCGTTGA
- a CDS encoding peptidoglycan DD-metalloendopeptidase family protein, with protein MKKWLLLSMAFYSANLLAFPHANPVPGGLTIIPVAPLSGKAPIVQYAGKRVTVVPLDSEWVAVVGIPLDADAGTQQLDTSTGSIPFQIQAKQYKTQRITIRDKNKVDPDDESSQRIIQEQAIQQQIKTHFTEGEAQLDFIKPVPGRDTGRFGLKRFINNQPRSPHSGMDIAAASGTSVKATATGRVLHTDDLFFSGNTVYIDHGDGVISMYAHLSKINVEAGDRVQQGDIIGQVGSTGRATGPHLHWSVYLNGEAVDPALFL; from the coding sequence ATGAAAAAATGGTTACTATTAAGCATGGCGTTTTATTCTGCGAACCTGCTGGCTTTCCCACACGCCAACCCTGTACCGGGCGGCCTTACCATCATTCCAGTCGCGCCACTCTCAGGCAAAGCGCCCATTGTACAGTATGCAGGTAAGCGGGTAACGGTCGTGCCACTGGATTCTGAATGGGTCGCGGTTGTCGGCATTCCCCTCGATGCAGACGCAGGCACTCAACAACTGGACACTTCAACAGGATCTATCCCTTTCCAGATACAAGCCAAGCAATACAAAACCCAGCGCATTACCATCAGAGACAAAAACAAGGTCGACCCGGACGATGAATCCAGCCAGCGCATCATTCAGGAACAAGCCATACAACAACAAATCAAAACGCACTTCACCGAGGGTGAGGCGCAACTCGATTTCATCAAGCCTGTTCCGGGACGAGATACCGGACGTTTCGGCCTGAAACGCTTTATTAACAATCAACCCCGTAGTCCGCACAGTGGCATGGACATCGCCGCCGCCAGTGGAACCTCCGTCAAAGCCACCGCTACTGGGCGAGTATTACACACCGATGATCTCTTTTTCAGCGGCAACACGGTCTACATTGATCACGGCGACGGCGTGATCAGCATGTACGCACACCTGAGTAAAATAAATGTAGAAGCCGGTGACAGGGTGCAACAAGGGGATATTATCGGGCAGGTAGGCAGTACCGGGCGGGCAACCGGCCCTCACTTGCACTGGTCGGTGTATTTGAATGGTGAGGCAGTCGATCCAGCCTTATTCCTATAG